The window GTAGCCGGAAAAGATGTCGGCGGTACTCCGGCGCGCGTTGAAATCCTGCTGAAAAAGGATGTGCGCTATGATGTCGACGCCGATGACCAGAACCTCCGTTTGGTGTTCAGCAAAACCGCGACCGCTGCGGCCCCGGTTTATGCCGCGGCGCCCGCTTCGGAGGCCGCCCGGTCTGCCAGGCGATTTGAACAAATTGAAATCGTTCCCGGGAAAGATCGCGTCGATCTATTGATCCAAGCTGACGGGCCGGTGGATGATTACAAAACATTTTCAATCGAAACACCGCCGCGAATGGTTTTTGATCTGCCCAAAGTCACGCTCGCGGGCAATAAAGAGCAACACTTTGCGGTCAAATCCCCCTTGATCAGTCAGGTCCGGGTGGCGGGTTATCCGGATCGTACGCGGATCGTCCTGGACACCGACCCGAAGTATTTCAAAGGGTTTTCCGCCAAGGTGAGTGATAAAGGGCTGATGATCCAGGTGGTCGATCCGGCCAAACCCGTGACGGCCGTAGCCGCAGGACCCGTCGCCGCGCCCCTTGCAGTGGCCGCCGGTGAGCCGGCCTGGGTCAACCGGGTCGACTTTTCAAGCGAAGCCGACGGTAGATCGGCCATCATCATCGGGACCACCCAACCCGTCAAGTTCAAAATTGCCAAGGCCGGCGATAAAAAGCTCGATCTGAACCTGTTCAATACCAGTCTGCCGGCGCATCGCAAGCGCCCCCTGATCACGACACGCTTTGAGAGTGCCGTGGACCGGATCCTTCCGGTTCAAACCAAGGAGATGACTGACCGCTCGCTGATATCCATCGAGCTGCGTG is drawn from Desulfobacteraceae bacterium and contains these coding sequences:
- a CDS encoding AMIN domain-containing protein, with amino-acid sequence MNYPMANIFSKRALRLCAAILAVVFCGCATQTANNTPGDALQAPSAKQTISKITTSEEGGTVTVTLAADQKLAYTAIKQAKPLAVVLYFPETRMDQVASVLAPAPNEVISSIRVAGKDVGGTPARVEILLKKDVRYDVDADDQNLRLVFSKTATAAAPVYAAAPASEAARSARRFEQIEIVPGKDRVDLLIQADGPVDDYKTFSIETPPRMVFDLPKVTLAGNKEQHFAVKSPLISQVRVAGYPDRTRIVLDTDPKYFKGFSAKVSDKGLMIQVVDPAKPVTAVAAGPVAAPLAVAAGEPAWVNRVDFSSEADGRSAIIIGTTQPVKFKIAKAGDKKLDLNLFNTSLPAHRKRPLITTRFESAVDRILPVQTKEMTDRSLISIELRENVPYFVEQKDNLLTLRFEKSAIAPRPVEAANLPGWQKALTESDVRDEGPTARAAAARPAPAEAPKAAQPLMPATKWEELENGVTYAKAQSGPEAYDLQRLE